From the genome of Candidatus Tectomicrobia bacterium:
GATGGCCGTCATGTGGAACCCTCGGGCGTGAAATCGGCCCGGGGCGGCGAGGCCGATGCGGATCTCGCTCTCGAAGCCGGCGACAGCGGCGCGGAGCATCTCTCGTCCGCTCTTCCCGAAGGCCTCCGCCCCCGCGAGGGCGGCGGGGATGACGGGAGCGGCGGTGTGGATGACCGAGAGGGTGTGGGTATCGTCGAAATCCAGGGCATGGCCCAGGGCGCCATTCAGCAGAGCGGCGCCCGCGGCGGGCATTCGCCGCTTCTCCCCCACGGCGCTTGCAGGCCCCAGATCGCCTCCCTCCTCCCCCTTGGGACGGCCCGTCAGGGCGCGGGCGGCGGCGCGGAGGGGGGCGTCGACCGGGGTGGAATGAGCAGCCAGAGCGATGCCGATTACGTCGAGCGCCAGGAGCTTCACCTTCTCCACCACATCAGGGGGAATCGCCTCGTAGCGGAGGGTCTCGGCGAAGCGGCAGATCCGCTCGCTCGCGGCAGATGGCGGGGTTTCCATGGGGAATCCTCTCTCGTCGCGCCAAGTTTCGAAATCTCTTTCCGCTTACGCCTTGACCGCCCGCCTCACCTTGGGGAACACCTCCCCGGCAAAGAGGTGCATGGTGTCGAGCGCCAGGCCCTGGGGCATCCCGGGCCACTGGGTACTCATGATGAGGTGGTTCACGCCGAGGAGCCGGTTCAAGCGGACAATCTGCTCGGCCACTTCGTCCGGCGAGCCGATGATGAACCTCTCCTCCAGGAGCGCGTTGAACTCCTGGTCCAGCTTGTTGTCCTCCTTGGGCATGGCCCGGCCCTGCCCCCACTCGTGGTATGACTTGTACTTCGTCTCGAGGTAAGGCCGGCAGAGGCGCATCGCCTCCTCCCGGGTGCGGGCCACGAAGGCCTCGCGCCGCATGGGGAGTTCCTTCGGGAAGGGCTTGCCCAGCCGGTCGAGCTCCTTCCTGTAGATGTCGAGCTGGCGCTCGATGGTGTCCATGCGGTTGTGCGGGTTGATGTACCAGCAGTCCCCGATCTCCGCGGCGCGGCGGATGCCCGGGTCGGAGTTCGCCCCCACCCAGACGGGCGGATGGGGCTTCTGAAGGGGCTTGATGGGGCAGGAGGCCTCGATGAGCTCGAAGTGCGAGCCCTTCATCGTGACTTTCTCCTCCGCCCAGAGCCGCTTGATGGCCT
Proteins encoded in this window:
- a CDS encoding LLM class flavin-dependent oxidoreductase; the encoded protein is MQFGLMLRGQFPLGDDMRLRLQEMMEQVRTAQALGYDSITKGQHFSGHPFQGPQQLPFLAMVAAVAPGLRLNAGILLLSLHKPLDLAETLATIDVASGGKLIFGIGLGYREVEFRAFGTTQSERVPRMVENLEAIKRLWAEEKVTMKGSHFELIEASCPIKPLQKPHPPVWVGANSDPGIRRAAEIGDCWYINPHNRMDTIERQLDIYRKELDRLGKPFPKELPMRREAFVARTREEAMRLCRPYLETKYKSYHEWGQGRAMPKEDNKLDQEFNALLEERFIIGSPDEVAEQIVRLNRLLGVNHLIMSTQWPGMPQGLALDTMHLFAGEVFPKVRRAVKA